From a single Paenibacillus sp. FSL R5-0345 genomic region:
- a CDS encoding ABC transporter substrate-binding protein produces the protein MRNKGIKLMLMSLMLPALLAGCGGGNNNAKATNAPANDKAEATAEATANAAENAPAEKITLKFFTALADRANGSGKVEQDIIDAYMKEHPNVKIEVEALQDEPYKSKIKVYASSNQMPDIIQAWGQPSFLSPLLDNDLLLELNSADFEGDQFVSGSMDGFSKDGKLYGLPRSADYMVMFYNKKIFADNGIEVPKTTADLLAAVKTLRANKINPIAMNGMDAWTLPIWYEFVAQRQNGDFNKMDEAVARKISFNDPSLVAAATEMQDFANAKGFADGWLTADYGAARNLFGQGQAAMFFMGAWESGLATDVNFSEEFRNNVGAFAFPGSDKGKSTDDAAWYGGGYAVSKNSKHPEAAVDFLKYFFAPENWSKMLWQAGAGTPAQKFDEFLTGNETQLQKELVDVFSSMTSSSGTPLQDIGNDEFKQKVMEAHQSLLSGAMNTAEFAKALDAASDKLAGK, from the coding sequence ATGAGAAATAAAGGAATCAAGCTAATGCTTATGAGTCTAATGCTTCCAGCTCTGCTTGCAGGCTGCGGTGGCGGAAATAACAATGCGAAAGCTACAAACGCTCCTGCGAATGACAAAGCCGAAGCTACTGCCGAGGCAACAGCGAACGCAGCGGAAAACGCACCAGCCGAAAAAATTACACTGAAGTTCTTTACCGCACTTGCGGATCGAGCAAACGGTTCAGGCAAGGTGGAGCAAGACATTATCGACGCTTATATGAAAGAGCACCCTAACGTCAAGATAGAAGTGGAAGCGCTTCAAGATGAGCCTTATAAATCAAAAATCAAAGTATATGCTTCCAGCAATCAGATGCCTGATATCATTCAAGCTTGGGGTCAGCCTTCTTTCCTGAGTCCTCTACTCGATAATGACTTGCTGCTTGAGCTGAACAGCGCTGACTTCGAAGGCGATCAATTTGTTTCCGGTTCCATGGACGGCTTCAGCAAAGATGGCAAGCTGTATGGATTGCCACGCAGTGCCGACTATATGGTCATGTTCTATAACAAAAAAATCTTTGCTGACAACGGCATCGAGGTTCCAAAGACTACTGCTGACCTGCTGGCAGCTGTCAAAACATTGCGTGCCAACAAAATTAACCCGATCGCTATGAATGGTATGGATGCATGGACGCTGCCAATCTGGTATGAGTTCGTTGCTCAACGTCAAAATGGTGATTTCAATAAGATGGATGAAGCTGTTGCACGTAAAATATCCTTTAATGATCCTAGCCTTGTTGCAGCTGCAACGGAAATGCAAGATTTCGCAAATGCTAAAGGCTTTGCCGATGGCTGGTTAACCGCTGATTATGGCGCAGCACGTAACTTGTTCGGACAAGGACAAGCCGCTATGTTCTTTATGGGCGCTTGGGAGTCCGGCCTAGCTACAGATGTGAACTTCTCTGAAGAATTCCGTAATAATGTAGGCGCATTCGCTTTCCCTGGTTCAGATAAAGGTAAGTCAACGGATGATGCTGCTTGGTACGGTGGTGGGTATGCAGTAAGTAAGAACTCCAAGCATCCTGAAGCTGCTGTTGATTTCTTGAAATATTTCTTCGCGCCTGAGAACTGGTCCAAGATGTTATGGCAAGCTGGCGCGGGTACACCTGCGCAAAAATTCGATGAATTCTTAACCGGTAATGAAACTCAACTCCAAAAAGAACTAGTAGATGTCTTCAGCTCAATGACCTCTTCTAGCGGAACTCCGCTGCAGGATATTGGTAACGATGAGTTCAAGCAAAAGGTAATGGAGGCTCACCAAAGCCTGCTCTCCGGCGCTATGAATACAGCGGAATTCGCCAAAGCGCTTGACGCTGCGTCCGATAAATTGGCTGGTAAATAA
- a CDS encoding sensor histidine kinase: MNRNFRLLSRYRHLPLQFKLLLWFVPLLLVTIFAMGWNSYQISSQQVVEKMKQSQDHLTKKTAEQIDEMVRGMISFSNTLFLDESVQRLLASSEAQKERNSVFKTVTNLMVAGNSIQSLILYSLEDNNGAEPFAANQAGLTTGMKYSDFIKTSYYQEAIKAAGSPTFGLSRPTDGIFVGDHYHKIVLSRIIKNIYTLKPAGLAVIGVDAGKIGSQYLDNAEDDVDMFVIDRNGLIITASNPSWIGKRDLELPYFADSDPNLTVKKRLESTADHKQWIVSHLQSETTGWYVVVAHSKRQLVKELGQILQVTMTIAVLCLVVSLMVTWLAAAAITKPLKKLSRSMRRLQTGDFTQRVFFEGNDEIGLLGHGYNLMVQRIKSLINDVYASRMKQQEAELKTLQAQIRPHFLYNTLNTICWEAERKGDKEIADMVYSLSQVFRLSLNDGRDTFTLEQEVELVTNYLFLQKNRFKERFEFEISLDESIKDFTVPKLLLQPLAENAVIHGIEPLSGSGLVSVRAYRIEKTIVLEVQDNGVGITADRLLELHQRLARGNSLAEEENVGRTGFALMNVQERLSLFFAGASLQLESVEGAGTRIIIHITVEGP; this comes from the coding sequence ATGAATCGGAATTTTCGCTTACTCAGCCGTTATCGCCATCTTCCGCTCCAATTTAAGCTGTTGTTATGGTTCGTTCCTCTGCTTCTGGTGACCATATTTGCTATGGGTTGGAACTCTTATCAGATCTCTTCGCAGCAGGTTGTGGAGAAAATGAAGCAGTCACAGGATCATCTTACCAAAAAAACAGCAGAGCAGATCGATGAAATGGTGCGAGGCATGATATCTTTTTCGAATACACTCTTTCTGGATGAAAGTGTGCAGCGGCTTTTAGCATCGTCTGAAGCGCAAAAGGAACGTAATTCTGTATTTAAGACCGTTACCAATCTTATGGTTGCAGGCAATTCTATTCAATCTCTGATCCTATACTCTTTAGAAGATAACAATGGAGCAGAGCCTTTTGCTGCGAATCAGGCAGGATTGACGACAGGTATGAAGTACTCGGATTTTATCAAAACCTCGTATTATCAGGAAGCTATTAAAGCAGCAGGGAGCCCAACCTTTGGACTCTCCAGACCCACGGACGGCATTTTTGTAGGCGATCATTATCATAAGATTGTCCTTTCCAGAATCATCAAGAATATTTACACCTTAAAGCCGGCAGGACTCGCTGTGATCGGTGTAGATGCAGGGAAGATTGGGAGTCAATATCTCGACAATGCTGAAGATGATGTGGATATGTTCGTGATTGATCGGAACGGGCTGATTATTACGGCTTCGAACCCGAGCTGGATTGGCAAAAGAGATCTGGAACTTCCGTATTTTGCAGACAGCGATCCTAATCTGACTGTGAAGAAAAGGCTGGAATCTACAGCGGATCATAAGCAGTGGATTGTGTCGCATCTTCAGTCGGAGACGACGGGCTGGTATGTGGTGGTGGCTCATTCCAAGCGGCAGCTTGTTAAAGAGCTTGGTCAGATTTTACAGGTCACAATGACGATCGCTGTTCTGTGTTTAGTGGTTAGCCTCATGGTTACCTGGCTGGCAGCTGCCGCTATTACGAAACCGCTGAAGAAGCTTTCCCGTTCGATGCGCAGACTGCAGACAGGTGATTTTACGCAGCGGGTATTTTTTGAAGGAAATGACGAGATCGGCCTACTCGGGCATGGTTATAATCTAATGGTGCAGCGGATTAAATCGCTCATCAATGATGTATACGCCTCAAGAATGAAGCAACAGGAGGCAGAATTGAAAACGCTTCAAGCTCAAATTAGGCCGCACTTTTTATATAACACGTTAAATACAATTTGTTGGGAAGCCGAGAGGAAGGGAGATAAAGAAATTGCCGATATGGTGTATTCTCTCTCTCAAGTGTTTCGGCTGAGCTTAAATGATGGACGCGATACGTTTACCTTGGAGCAGGAAGTGGAGCTGGTGACCAATTACTTGTTCCTGCAGAAAAATCGCTTTAAGGAGCGTTTTGAATTCGAAATTTCTCTGGATGAGAGTATCAAGGATTTTACTGTACCAAAGCTGCTGCTGCAGCCACTAGCCGAGAACGCAGTGATTCACGGGATTGAGCCGTTGTCTGGCAGTGGACTAGTATCGGTTCGTGCTTATCGTATAGAGAAAACTATTGTGCTTGAAGTACAGGATAATGGTGTGGGGATCACAGCAGATAGACTTTTAGAGCTACACCAACGTTTAGCGAGGGGAAACTCTTTAGCTGAAGAAGAGAATGTTGGACGTACAGGATTTGCGCTCATGAATGTGCAGGAACGACTGTCCTTATTTTTTGCGGGAGC